A genomic stretch from Theobroma cacao cultivar B97-61/B2 chromosome 4, Criollo_cocoa_genome_V2, whole genome shotgun sequence includes:
- the LOC108660411 gene encoding pentatricopeptide repeat-containing protein At3g12770 codes for MALSPLIRKISSQFYFVSSLDPPKITHLDFATVKAFEFPATPFNFLKPFSSHDNSTIFHTFNFDSFYANLLDSSTRNAHLTQIHAKLVLLGIHQNGFLITKLINSAVNLGEISYARKVFDEFPDPDVFLWNAIIRGYSKCNMFANAIEMYSRMQVLWVSPDGYSLPHVLKACGGLPGFEMGRRVHGQIFRLGFEKDVFVQNGIVAFYAKCGKIESAKVVFDGLELRNVVSWTSMISGYAQNGQPIEALRVFDEMRKMGVMPDWVAFVSAIRAHTDVEDLEHGKSIHGCVIKMGLELEPDLLIALTAMYAKCGQVMVARSFFDQMKVPNLILWNAMISGYAKNGYAEEAVELFRKMISNNIRTDSITARCAVVACAQVGSLGLARWMDNYISKSEHRDDIFVNSALIDMFAKCGNVDMARMVFDRTLEKDVVVWSAMIVGYGLHGRGREALDLYQLMKQAGVCPNDVTFLGLLTACNHSGLVEDGWRLFHCMKDYGIEPRHQHYACVVDLLGRGGYLDQAYDFIMNMPIEPGVSVWGALLSACKIYRHVTLGEYAAEQLFSLESYNTGHYVQLSNLYASVRMWDRVAKVRVMMKEKGLSKDLGYSLIEINGKLQAFRVGDKSHPQSKEIYEELESLERRLKQAGFIPHTDSSLHDLNYEEMEETLCNHSERLAIAFGLISTAPETTLRITKNLRACINCHSATKLISKLVNREIVVRDANRFHHFKDGVCSCGDYW; via the coding sequence ATGGCTCTAAGTCCTCTCATTAGAAAAATCTCAAGCCAGTTTTACTTTGTTTCTTCTCTCGATCCCCCAAAGATCACACACCTAGATTTTGCAACGGTTAAAGCATTTGAGTTTCCCGCCACCCCattcaattttctcaagcCCTTCTCCTCACATGATAATTCAACCATCTTTCACACATTCAATTTCGATTCCTTTTACGCTAATTTACTCGACAGTTCGACCCGAAATGCCCACTTAACCCAAATCCATGCTAAGTTAGTCCTTCTTGGTATCCATCAAAACGGTTTTTTAATCACGAAACTCATAAATTCGGCTGTGAACCTTGGAGAAATCAGCTATGCACGTAAAGTGTTCGATGAATTTCCTGACCCAGATGTCTTTTTATGGAATGCAATCATTAGAGGTTATTCTAAGTGTAACATGTTTGCTAATGCTATTGAAATGTATTCAAGAATGCAAGTTTTATGGGTTAGTCCTGACGGTTATTCTCTCCCTCATGTTCTTAAAGCTTGTGGTGGGTTACCAGGTTTTGAAATGGGGCGGCGTGTTCATGGGCAGATATTCAGGCTGGGGTTTGAAAAAGATGTATTTGTGCAAAATGGGATTGTTGCATTTTATGCGAAATGTGGGAAAATTGAGAGTGCTAAGGTTGTTTTTGATGGGTTAGAGCTTAGGAATGTTGTTTCTTGGACTTCAATGATTTCGGGGTATGCTCAGAATGGACAGCCTATAGAGGCTTTAAgggtttttgatgaaatgagGAAAATGGGTGTAATGCCAGATTGGGTTGCTTTTGTGAGTGCTATTAGGGCACATACGGATGTAGAGGATTTGGAACATGGGAAATCTATTCATGGTTGTGTGATTAAGATGGGCCTTGAATTGGAGCCTGACTTGCTCATTGCGTTGACTGCAATGTATGCAAAATGTGGGCAAGTAATGGTTGCCAGATCCTTTTTTGATCAAATGAAAGTTCCTAATTTGATTTTGTGGAATGCCATGATCTCTGGTTATGCAAAGAATGGCTATGCTGAGGAAGCTGTAGAGCTTTTCCGCAAGATGATTTCTAACAATATCAGAACAGATTCAATAACTGCTAGGTGTGCTGTTGTAGCTTGTGCACAAGTTGGTTCTCTTGGGTTGGCTAGATGGATGGACAATTATATCAGTAAAAGTGAGCATCGAGATGATATTTTTGTCAACTCAGCTCTTATTGATATGTTTGCAAAATGTGGAAATGTTGATATGGCCCGTATGGTCTTTGATAGAACACTTGAGAAAGATGTTGtcgtgtggagtgctatgatTGTAGGCTATGGATTGCATGGTAGGGGGCGAGAAGCCTTAGACCTTTACCAATTAATGAAGCAAGCTGGGGTCTGTCCTAATGATGTCACTTTTCTTGGACTTCTCACAGCTTGCAACCATTCAGGTCTTGTAGAGGATGGATGGCGACTTTTCCACTGTATGAAAGACTATGGCATTGAGCCCCGCCACCAGCATTATGCTTGTGTGGTTGATCTTCTTGGACGTGGTGGCTATCTAGATCAAGCTTATGATTTCATTATGAACATGCCAATAGAACCAGGTGTATCTGTGTGGGGAGCACTTTTAAGTGCTTGCAAGATTTATCGCCATGTGACACTTGGAGAGTATGCTGCAGAGCAGCTTTTCTCACTAGAATCTTATAATACAGGGCATTATGTGCAGCTCTCCAATCTCTATGCTTCTGTCAGAATGTGGGATCGTGTAGCAAAGGTACGAGTTATGATGAAGGAGAAGGGACTAAGCAAGGACCTGGGATATAGTTTGATAGAGATCAATGGGAAACTTCAAGCATTTCGTGTAGGTGACAAGTCACATCCACAATCTAAGGAGATTTATGAAGAACTTGAGTCATTAGAGAGAAGGTTGAAGCAAGCTGGATTTATTCCACATACAGATTCTTCCttgcatgatttgaattatgaAGAGATGGAGGAAACCCTTTGTAATCATAGTGAAAGATTAGCAATTGCCTTTGGGCTAATAAGTACTGCACCAGAAACTACACTTAGGATAACGAAGAATCTCAGGGCATGTATTAATTGTCATTCAGCCACCAAGCTTATCTCAAAGCTTGTTAACCGGGAGATAGTAGTGAGGGATGCAAACCgttttcatcattttaaaGATGGAGTTTGTTCTTGTGGAGATTATTGGTAA
- the LOC18602043 gene encoding elongator complex protein 5 isoform X1, with amino-acid sequence MAESICRALRDGALEGEHAPALTIKDSMVSPFGFHVFCHVLSQLSSFILAGKSQSGGLVVVSFSRSPSFYLELLKNKGIDVVSSDKRIQILDCYSDPLGWKDRLIEAGNFTALSHEASNSSTANVLKDVKHMDKLYNSIVERGKGLIGGGKNRFSVAIDSVDEMSRHASTSSVAGLLSNLRSHDQVSSIFWLLHSDLHEARVAAVLEYLSSMVTSLEPLHQPANGHRGDLENLSLIEHNLKKGKFHVRIKRRNGRVRVMSEEVHIEQSGISFTSLSSEGAINQGLVPKVQFSLELSEKERIDRANVVLPFEHQGNGKPIQIYDGRRSLADRKHERQVAATEKVQTNEESGGGEIIYFRDSDDEMPDSDEDPDDDLDI; translated from the exons ATGGCGGAATCAATTTGCAGAGCATTACGGGACGGAGCCCTAGAAGGTGAACACGCGCCTGCTCTCACAATCAAGGACTCCATGGTTTCTCCCTTCGGCTTCCACGTGTTTTGTCACGTGCTCTCCCAGCTCTCCTCTTTCATTTTAGCCGGAAAATCACAGTCAGG aGGGCTTGTCGTTGTTTCGTTTTCCCGGAGTCCCTCGTTTTATTTGGAGTTGTTGAAAAACAAAGGAATCGACGTCGTTTCCTCGGATAAACG GATTCAAATTTTGGATTGTTATAGTGATCCTCTTGGTTGGAAGGACCGGTTAATCGAGGCTGGAAACTTTACGGCTCTTTCTCATGAAGCTTCGAATTCAAGTACTGCTAATGTTCTTAAGGATGTGAAACATATGGATAAGTTGTACAATTCAATTGTTGAACGTGGCAAAG GACTGATAGGAGGTGGGAAAAACCGGTTTTCTGTTGCCATAGACTCG GTAGATGAAATGTCGAGACATGCCTCTACGTCATCAGTTGCAGGCCTGTTAAGCAATCTTCGTAGCCATG ATCAGGTTTCCAGTATCTTTTGGTTATTACATTCAGACCTTCACGAGGCCAGGGTTGCAGCTGTTCTTGAATATTTGTCATCTATGGTGACCAGTTTAGAACCATTGCATCAACCAGCAAATGGACACAGAGGTGATTTGGAAAATTTATCTTTGATTGAGCATAACTTAAAGAAAGGAAAGTTTCATGTTAGAATTAAGCGGAGAAATGGACGTGTCCGTGTGATG TCAGAAGAAGTTCACATTGAGCAGTCAGGCATCAGCTTTACATCTTTGTCATCTGAAGGAGCAATTAATCAAGGTCTTGTGCCAAAG GTGCAGTTCAGTCTAGAGTTGTCAGAGAAAGAGCGAATTGATAGGGCTAATGTTGTACTTCCTTTTGAGCACCAAG GTAATGGTAAACCCATACAAATTTATGATGGCCGAAGATCTCTGGCGGATCGCAAACATGAGAGACAAGTTGCTGCAACGGAAAAAGTGCAGACCAATGAGGAGTCTGGCgggggtgagattatatattTCCGTGATTCAGATGATGAGATGCCAGATTCTGATGAAGACCCAGATGATGACTTGGATATCTGA
- the LOC18602043 gene encoding elongator complex protein 5 isoform X2, with protein MAESICRALRDGALEGEHAPALTIKDSMVSPFGFHVFCHVLSQLSSFILAGKSQSGGLVVVSFSRSPSFYLELLKNKGIDVVSSDKRIQILDCYSDPLGWKDRLIEAGNFTALSHEASNSSTANVLKDVKHMDKLYNSIVERGKGGGKNRFSVAIDSVDEMSRHASTSSVAGLLSNLRSHDQVSSIFWLLHSDLHEARVAAVLEYLSSMVTSLEPLHQPANGHRGDLENLSLIEHNLKKGKFHVRIKRRNGRVRVMSEEVHIEQSGISFTSLSSEGAINQGLVPKVQFSLELSEKERIDRANVVLPFEHQGNGKPIQIYDGRRSLADRKHERQVAATEKVQTNEESGGGEIIYFRDSDDEMPDSDEDPDDDLDI; from the exons ATGGCGGAATCAATTTGCAGAGCATTACGGGACGGAGCCCTAGAAGGTGAACACGCGCCTGCTCTCACAATCAAGGACTCCATGGTTTCTCCCTTCGGCTTCCACGTGTTTTGTCACGTGCTCTCCCAGCTCTCCTCTTTCATTTTAGCCGGAAAATCACAGTCAGG aGGGCTTGTCGTTGTTTCGTTTTCCCGGAGTCCCTCGTTTTATTTGGAGTTGTTGAAAAACAAAGGAATCGACGTCGTTTCCTCGGATAAACG GATTCAAATTTTGGATTGTTATAGTGATCCTCTTGGTTGGAAGGACCGGTTAATCGAGGCTGGAAACTTTACGGCTCTTTCTCATGAAGCTTCGAATTCAAGTACTGCTAATGTTCTTAAGGATGTGAAACATATGGATAAGTTGTACAATTCAATTGTTGAACGTGGCAAAG GAGGTGGGAAAAACCGGTTTTCTGTTGCCATAGACTCG GTAGATGAAATGTCGAGACATGCCTCTACGTCATCAGTTGCAGGCCTGTTAAGCAATCTTCGTAGCCATG ATCAGGTTTCCAGTATCTTTTGGTTATTACATTCAGACCTTCACGAGGCCAGGGTTGCAGCTGTTCTTGAATATTTGTCATCTATGGTGACCAGTTTAGAACCATTGCATCAACCAGCAAATGGACACAGAGGTGATTTGGAAAATTTATCTTTGATTGAGCATAACTTAAAGAAAGGAAAGTTTCATGTTAGAATTAAGCGGAGAAATGGACGTGTCCGTGTGATG TCAGAAGAAGTTCACATTGAGCAGTCAGGCATCAGCTTTACATCTTTGTCATCTGAAGGAGCAATTAATCAAGGTCTTGTGCCAAAG GTGCAGTTCAGTCTAGAGTTGTCAGAGAAAGAGCGAATTGATAGGGCTAATGTTGTACTTCCTTTTGAGCACCAAG GTAATGGTAAACCCATACAAATTTATGATGGCCGAAGATCTCTGGCGGATCGCAAACATGAGAGACAAGTTGCTGCAACGGAAAAAGTGCAGACCAATGAGGAGTCTGGCgggggtgagattatatattTCCGTGATTCAGATGATGAGATGCCAGATTCTGATGAAGACCCAGATGATGACTTGGATATCTGA